In Balaenoptera acutorostrata chromosome 19, mBalAcu1.1, whole genome shotgun sequence, the following proteins share a genomic window:
- the GPR32 gene encoding LOW QUALITY PROTEIN: probable G-protein coupled receptor 32 (The sequence of the model RefSeq protein was modified relative to this genomic sequence to represent the inferred CDS: inserted 4 bases in 3 codons; deleted 3 bases in 2 codons; substituted 1 base at 1 genomic stop codon) → MNSTSAPKCHPQETECLHQLTTVIVSVSFVVGVVANGLVLWMTVFRMPRTFTTIWFFNLALADFTVLLSLLITIQSVAIGQWLLNDVACELYMTFLALSFFTSICLLVLISLDCCVSVLYPIWSXNHCTAQQASWLXLAAITCSSYLIFQNTEEQKGCVYCCFSIDVENKGKENPAPRTGSEWFXKRKMTVTIIHLLLGFLVPLVIISTCAHLICTKLQQEGWVHASQXKRLLLVLVSAFFISWFPFNMALLVQLEQPQNEPDPKMLLILWATFSLGCFNSCLNPFLYVFIGRDCQEKFFQSLPFALARAFGEEGFFSACPQGEAPRV, encoded by the exons ATGAATTCTACCTCTGCTCCCAAATGCCATCCTCAGGAGACGGAGTGCCTCCACCAGCTGACCACAGTTATCGTGTCTGTGTCCTTTGTGGTAGGTGTAGTGGCGAATGGGCTGGTGCTCTGGATGACTGTTTTCCGAATGCCACGAACTTTTACTACCATCTGGTTCTTCAACCTGGCCCTTGCCGACTTCACTGTCTTACTGTCCCTGCTTATCACCATACAGAGTGTAGCAATTGGCCAGTGGCTCCTCAACGATGTGGCCTGCGAGCTTTACATGACCTTCTTGGCCCTCAGCTTCTTTACCAGCATCTGCCTCTTGGTCCTCATCTCTCTGGACTGTTGCGTCTCTGTCCTCTATCCTATCTGGTCTTGAAACCACTGCACTGCACAGCAAGCAAGTTGGCT GCTGGCTGCTATCACTTGCTCTTCATACTTGATTTTCCAGAACACTGAAGAACAGAAAGGATGTGTCTACTGCTGCTTCAGTATCGACGTAGAAAATAAGGGGAAGGAGAATCCAGCTCCCAGGACAGGAAGTGAGTGGT CGAAGAGGAAAATGACTGTGACCATCATTCACCTCCTGCTGGGTTTCTTGGTGCCCTTGGTGATCATCAGTACCTGTGCCCACCTCATCTGCACCAAGCTCCAGCAGGAGGGCTGGGTCCATGCCAGCC CAAAGAGATTGCTGCTGGTGTTGGTGAGTGCCTTTTTCATTTCCTGGTTCCCGTTTAACATGGCGCTCTTGGTCCAACTGGAGCAACCACAAAACGAACCTGACCCTAAGATGCTGCTCATCCTCTGGGCTACCTTCTCCCTGGGCTGTTTCAACAGCTGCCTCAACCCTTTCCTCTATGTCTTCATTGGCAGAGATTGCCAAGAAAAG TTTTTCCAGTCTTTGCCGTTTGCCTTGGCCAGAGCATTTGGTGAGGAGGGGTTTTTCAGC GCCTGTCCCCAAGGTGAAGCCCCCAGGGTATGA